In Arthrobacter burdickii, one DNA window encodes the following:
- a CDS encoding Rv2175c family DNA-binding protein — translation MTELEQLVPAWLNLPEVAEALDLPITRVHSLISERSLVSVRIGERNVRSVPADFLVDGDVLDSLRGTVVVLADSGYGDEDIIRWLYTDDESLPGRPIDALREGRKTEIRRRAQAAAW, via the coding sequence GTGACTGAACTCGAACAACTCGTCCCGGCCTGGCTCAACCTCCCGGAGGTGGCCGAGGCCCTTGATCTGCCGATCACCAGGGTGCACTCGCTCATCAGCGAGCGGTCCCTGGTCAGCGTGCGGATCGGAGAGCGCAACGTCCGCAGCGTGCCCGCCGATTTCCTGGTCGACGGCGATGTCCTCGACAGCCTGCGGGGGACCGTCGTCGTCCTGGCGGACTCCGGCTACGGCGATGAGGACATCATCCGCTGGCTCTACACCGATGACGAATCCCTTCCGGGCCGTCCGATCGATGCGCTCCGCGAGGGGCGGAAGACCGAGATCCGGCGTCGCGCCCAGGCAGCCGCCTGGTAG
- a CDS encoding lytic transglycosylase domain-containing protein, whose protein sequence is MTAQRSNAPLNGNRRKVAGARPRGLNVAVTTAALPAVILSSVALAQPASAAPAPQTSSARHFAAAAVTLPSRAVVPAALVAGQVPARNIAISAQTVPSEYTIKPGDTIGAIAKRYGLSTDAVLKLNGMTTRTIIYPGRKIRLTGSAPAATPAPAPAAPSSGTTYVVKPGDTLGAIAARNGVSLQSVLTANNLSLTSTIYPGQKIRLSGASQAPAPVKPAPAPVKPAPAPAPAVSTYTVKAGDTLGAIAARNGVSLQSLLTANNLSLTSTIYPGQTLKLTAVTTQPTPPKATQPAPAPAPASYTVKAGDTLGAIASRNGVSLSALLAANRMTTATVIYPGQKLILPGKDTTAAPAPAPSDLVPSTFLGYTYPDRVVADANANKALLNSLPAPSPAEMKQIVADTARSMGVDPSLALAFAHQESGFNQRAVSPANAIGTMQVIPSSGEWASDLVGRKLNLLDPYDNATAGIAIIRSLVRTSPSLDIAIASYYQGQYSVQTRGMFEDTKQYVASIKAHQKNFR, encoded by the coding sequence ATGACTGCCCAGCGATCGAATGCACCGCTGAACGGGAACCGCCGGAAGGTTGCCGGCGCACGCCCGCGCGGCCTGAACGTCGCCGTGACCACCGCCGCCCTGCCCGCGGTGATTCTCTCTTCCGTCGCCCTCGCCCAACCGGCGTCGGCAGCCCCCGCCCCGCAGACATCCTCCGCCCGGCACTTCGCAGCAGCGGCAGTGACCCTTCCGTCGCGTGCAGTCGTGCCTGCAGCCCTCGTCGCCGGCCAGGTACCGGCACGGAACATCGCCATCTCGGCGCAGACCGTCCCCAGCGAGTACACGATCAAGCCGGGCGACACGATCGGGGCGATCGCCAAGCGCTACGGCCTGTCCACGGACGCGGTCCTCAAGCTCAACGGCATGACCACGCGCACCATCATCTACCCCGGCCGGAAGATCCGGCTGACAGGCAGCGCGCCTGCGGCCACGCCCGCTCCCGCCCCGGCCGCTCCCTCCTCGGGGACGACCTACGTCGTGAAGCCCGGCGACACGCTGGGCGCCATCGCCGCCCGCAACGGCGTCAGCCTGCAGAGCGTCCTCACGGCCAACAACCTCTCGCTCACCTCGACCATCTACCCCGGGCAGAAGATCCGCCTCTCGGGTGCGAGCCAGGCTCCTGCGCCCGTCAAGCCGGCACCCGCGCCCGTCAAGCCGGCGCCCGCGCCCGCGCCCGCTGTCAGTACCTACACGGTCAAGGCCGGCGATACGCTGGGCGCCATCGCCGCCCGCAACGGTGTCAGCCTGCAGAGCCTCCTCACGGCCAACAACCTCTCGCTCACCTCGACCATCTACCCGGGGCAGACGCTCAAGCTCACCGCCGTCACCACCCAGCCGACGCCGCCGAAGGCGACCCAGCCCGCACCCGCACCCGCACCCGCCTCCTACACGGTGAAGGCCGGTGACACGCTCGGTGCCATCGCATCCCGTAACGGTGTCAGCCTCTCGGCCCTGCTCGCTGCCAACAGGATGACGACGGCCACGGTCATCTACCCCGGGCAGAAACTCATCCTCCCGGGCAAGGACACCACAGCGGCTCCGGCTCCCGCTCCCTCCGACCTCGTCCCCTCGACCTTCCTCGGCTACACCTACCCCGACAGGGTCGTTGCCGACGCGAACGCCAACAAGGCACTGCTCAACTCACTCCCCGCGCCCTCGCCCGCGGAGATGAAGCAGATCGTCGCCGACACCGCCCGCTCCATGGGCGTCGATCCCAGCCTCGCGCTCGCCTTCGCCCACCAGGAGTCGGGGTTCAACCAGCGGGCGGTCTCTCCTGCGAATGCCATCGGCACGATGCAGGTCATCCCCTCCTCCGGGGAGTGGGCGAGCGACCTCGTCGGCCGCAAGCTGAACCTCCTCGATCCGTACGACAACGCGACGGCGGGCATCGCGATCATCCGCTCGCTGGTGCGCACCAGCCCGTCCCTGGACATCGCCATCGCCTCGTACTACCAGGGCCAGTACTCGGTGCAGACCCGGGGGATGTTCGAGGACACCAAGCAGTACGTCGCGTCCATCAAGGCCCACCAGAAGAACTTCCGGTAG
- a CDS encoding Stk1 family PASTA domain-containing Ser/Thr kinase: MVHQQRKDPLEGATVDGRYVVQSRLARGGMSTVYLATDRRLDRRVALKVLYPHLADEPGFVDRFEQEAKSAARLSHPRVVGVLDQGVDTIGGQAVAYLVMEYVPGRTLRDVLREHGRLPPRRALDLLDAVVEGLAAAHEAGLIHRDVKPENVLLSDGGQVKIADFGLARAVSATTGTATLVGTAAYLSPELVLGRPAEAQSDIYSTGVLLFELLTGHQPFTGETPIQVAIQHAQSEVPAPSVLLPGLAPDIDELVQWCTSRDPEDRPVDGSALLGELRHIRQTLTDEELDFAPAAAPSPALHQDQLTATVVPRLPDDGRTEALSRRDLGGDDAASPPGSTDVLPLAAHDNATSVIRRDSNSTRVFGAVPAVPPMPSSPPAASGTGAFAGGIPRRTAEGTRLGSSVDEEGFDEDGVYEEGFDEDGFDEDGFDDGPGEGGPADEQHRHGSAASTGARPTGGRTGSTVRPPSRRQQARQAQRPQNTLHGRTARRSVRLLVVLLVLLAGLAAAAGWFFGAGPGGVVSLPDVADVPLATARAALDEEGIASLSTEEVFDENVLPGLVIGTDPAASSEIRRFERVHVIVSKGPELFRVPDLLGGTQITAAAELGAAGFAVGTIEEQYDESVAAGIIVRQVPEQGAERRRGSAVDLVVSLGPEPVAVPDVTGLPEQEAVAAVEQAGLEAVLDDAAEYSRTVPAGAVLGQSPSGEVQRGTRITLTLSKGPRMVRVPNVFSLPEGRAVAALEAAGFTVQVDYTFGSAVLGLVAGQSPTGDQPEGTTIRITVT, translated from the coding sequence ATGGTGCACCAGCAACGGAAGGATCCGCTCGAGGGCGCGACCGTCGACGGGCGATACGTCGTCCAGTCGCGGTTGGCCCGCGGCGGCATGTCCACCGTCTACCTGGCGACGGACCGCCGGCTGGACCGCCGCGTCGCGCTCAAGGTCCTGTATCCGCACCTCGCGGACGAGCCGGGCTTCGTCGACCGCTTCGAGCAGGAGGCGAAGTCGGCCGCGCGCCTGTCCCATCCCCGTGTCGTCGGAGTCCTCGACCAGGGCGTGGACACCATCGGCGGCCAGGCGGTCGCCTACCTCGTGATGGAGTACGTCCCCGGCAGGACGCTGCGGGATGTGCTGCGCGAGCACGGCCGCCTTCCTCCCCGCCGTGCGCTGGACCTGCTGGATGCCGTCGTCGAAGGGCTCGCGGCGGCCCACGAGGCCGGCTTGATCCACCGCGACGTCAAACCGGAGAACGTCCTCCTGTCCGATGGCGGGCAGGTGAAGATCGCCGACTTCGGCCTCGCACGCGCGGTGTCGGCGACCACAGGAACGGCCACCCTCGTCGGCACGGCGGCCTACCTCTCCCCCGAGCTGGTGCTCGGCAGGCCGGCGGAAGCCCAGAGCGACATCTACTCGACGGGCGTCCTGCTCTTCGAACTCCTGACGGGCCACCAGCCCTTCACGGGCGAGACGCCCATCCAGGTGGCGATCCAGCACGCGCAGTCGGAGGTGCCCGCCCCGTCCGTGCTGCTCCCCGGACTGGCGCCGGACATCGACGAGCTCGTCCAGTGGTGCACCTCGCGGGACCCGGAGGACCGCCCGGTCGACGGCTCGGCCCTGCTCGGCGAACTGCGCCACATCCGGCAGACCCTGACCGACGAAGAACTCGACTTCGCGCCCGCAGCTGCCCCCTCCCCTGCGCTCCACCAGGACCAGCTCACGGCGACGGTGGTTCCGCGGCTCCCGGACGACGGGCGGACCGAGGCGCTCTCCCGGCGTGACCTCGGAGGCGACGACGCTGCCTCCCCGCCGGGATCGACGGACGTGCTGCCGCTTGCAGCCCACGACAACGCCACCAGTGTGATCCGCCGGGACTCCAACTCCACGAGGGTGTTCGGCGCGGTGCCGGCAGTGCCACCGATGCCGTCCTCGCCGCCCGCCGCATCCGGCACGGGCGCGTTTGCCGGTGGGATCCCGCGCAGGACCGCAGAGGGCACCCGCCTCGGCAGCAGCGTCGACGAGGAGGGCTTCGACGAGGACGGGGTCTACGAGGAGGGCTTCGACGAGGACGGGTTCGACGAGGACGGGTTCGACGACGGTCCCGGAGAGGGCGGCCCTGCCGACGAACAGCACCGCCACGGCTCCGCAGCATCCACCGGCGCCCGTCCCACGGGTGGCAGGACGGGGAGCACCGTCCGCCCGCCGTCCAGGAGGCAGCAGGCGCGGCAGGCCCAACGACCGCAGAACACACTGCACGGACGGACTGCCCGGCGCTCAGTGCGGCTGCTCGTGGTCCTCCTCGTGCTCCTCGCGGGCCTCGCCGCCGCGGCCGGCTGGTTCTTCGGGGCCGGCCCGGGAGGTGTTGTCTCACTGCCGGACGTCGCCGACGTCCCGCTCGCAACGGCGCGGGCCGCACTGGACGAGGAAGGGATCGCGTCGCTGTCCACCGAGGAGGTCTTCGACGAGAACGTGCTGCCGGGCCTGGTGATCGGCACCGACCCCGCAGCATCCTCCGAGATCCGACGGTTCGAGCGGGTCCACGTCATCGTGTCGAAGGGGCCCGAACTGTTCCGGGTTCCCGACCTGCTCGGCGGGACGCAGATCACGGCGGCTGCCGAACTGGGAGCGGCCGGCTTCGCGGTGGGAACCATCGAGGAGCAGTACGACGAGTCGGTGGCTGCAGGGATCATCGTCCGGCAGGTACCCGAGCAGGGCGCCGAGCGGCGCCGCGGCTCCGCCGTGGACCTGGTCGTCTCGCTCGGCCCCGAGCCTGTCGCCGTCCCGGACGTCACGGGCCTCCCCGAGCAGGAAGCCGTCGCGGCGGTGGAGCAGGCGGGGCTGGAGGCGGTCCTGGACGACGCCGCCGAGTACAGCCGCACCGTGCCCGCCGGCGCCGTCCTCGGACAGAGCCCCTCGGGCGAGGTGCAGCGGGGAACGCGCATCACCCTGACGCTGTCCAAGGGGCCACGCATGGTCCGGGTCCCCAACGTCTTCTCGCTTCCCGAGGGTCGGGCTGTCGCGGCCCTCGAGGCTGCCGGCTTCACCGTGCAGGTGGACTACACCTTCGGCAGCGCCGTCCTCGGCCTCGTGGCCGGACAGAGTCCGACGGGCGACCAGCCCGAAGGGACGACGATCCGTATCACCGTCACCTGA
- a CDS encoding class II 3-deoxy-7-phosphoheptulonate synthase, protein MAAPASSPTAGLDAWRSMTAVQQPSWQDPDVYTASVKELSSLPPLVFAGEVDVLRERLAAAAQGKAFLLQGGDCAETFDGATADKISARVRTILQMAVVLTYGASLPVIKMGRMAGQFAKPRSSNDETRDGVTLPAYRGDMVNGYDFTPETRGHDASRMVKAYHTSASTLNLIRAFTQGGFADLRLVHHWNKGFMANPAHSRYESLAREIDRAVKFMDACGADFEALKRVEFFASHEALLLDYERALTRIDSRTSLPYDTSAHFLWIGERTRDIDGAHVDFLSRVRNPIGVKLGPSTSGDDALALIDKLDPNREPGRLTFITRMGAQNIREKLPKLVERVTGSGAQVLWVTDPMHGNTVTSPNGYKTRNFDDVIDEVRGFFEVHNSLGTFPGGLHVEMTGDDVAECLGGSDPIDQDAFIERYESVCDPRLNHMQSLEMAFLVAGALSKR, encoded by the coding sequence ATCGCGGCTCCTGCCTCGTCCCCCACCGCCGGCCTCGATGCCTGGCGTTCGATGACCGCAGTCCAGCAGCCCTCGTGGCAGGACCCGGATGTCTATACGGCGTCGGTCAAGGAACTCTCGAGCCTCCCGCCGCTGGTCTTCGCCGGTGAAGTGGACGTGCTGCGTGAGCGGCTCGCAGCCGCAGCCCAGGGGAAGGCATTCCTCCTGCAGGGCGGCGACTGCGCCGAGACCTTCGACGGTGCGACCGCCGACAAGATCAGCGCGCGCGTCCGCACCATCCTCCAGATGGCCGTCGTCCTCACCTACGGCGCCTCGCTCCCCGTCATCAAGATGGGACGCATGGCCGGCCAGTTCGCCAAACCCCGTTCGTCCAACGACGAGACGCGCGACGGCGTCACCCTTCCCGCCTACCGCGGTGACATGGTCAACGGCTACGACTTCACGCCCGAGACCCGCGGGCACGACGCGTCGCGCATGGTGAAGGCCTACCATACCTCCGCATCGACCCTGAACCTGATCCGCGCGTTCACGCAGGGCGGGTTCGCGGACCTGCGGCTGGTCCACCACTGGAACAAGGGCTTCATGGCGAACCCCGCGCACTCACGCTACGAATCGCTGGCGCGGGAGATCGACCGTGCAGTGAAGTTCATGGACGCGTGCGGAGCGGACTTCGAGGCACTGAAGCGCGTGGAGTTCTTCGCCAGCCACGAGGCCCTGCTCCTCGACTACGAGCGCGCGCTGACCCGCATCGACTCGCGCACCTCCCTGCCGTACGACACCTCCGCCCACTTCCTGTGGATCGGGGAGCGGACACGGGACATCGACGGCGCGCACGTGGACTTCCTGTCACGCGTGCGGAACCCGATCGGCGTCAAGCTCGGGCCGTCGACGTCGGGCGACGATGCGCTCGCCCTGATCGACAAGCTCGATCCGAACCGTGAGCCCGGCCGGCTCACGTTCATCACGCGCATGGGCGCCCAGAACATCCGCGAGAAGCTGCCCAAGCTCGTCGAGCGCGTGACCGGCTCGGGTGCACAGGTCCTCTGGGTCACCGACCCGATGCACGGCAACACGGTGACCTCGCCCAACGGGTACAAAACACGCAACTTCGACGACGTCATCGACGAGGTGCGCGGCTTCTTCGAGGTGCACAACTCGCTGGGGACCTTCCCCGGCGGCCTGCACGTGGAGATGACGGGCGACGACGTCGCCGAGTGCCTCGGTGGGTCCGACCCGATCGACCAGGACGCGTTCATCGAGCGCTACGAGTCGGTCTGCGATCCCCGCCTCAACCACATGCAGTCGCTCGAGATGGCGTTCCTCGTCGCCGGAGCGCTGTCCAAGCGCTGA
- a CDS encoding lysophospholipid acyltransferase family protein, with protein MFYWVMKRIIVGPILNLLFRPWVKGLDNIPSSGPAVIVSNHLSFSDSIFLPIVVPRPVVFLAKSEYFTGKGVKGRLTALFFRLSNQLPMDRSGGAASSSSLTAGMDILNEGGILGIYPEGTRSPDGRLYRGKTGVAKLVLATGVPVIPVAMIGTDKVQPIGRRIPNIRRVGIIIGEPLDFTRYEGLEDDRFVQRSVTDEIMYELMRLSGQEYVDAYASTVKERLAAEKAAGRKTPKPGADSRRAAVRISSDPAGPAPGTVTEIGRAAPADRATPADDGEAGTEAV; from the coding sequence GTGTTCTATTGGGTGATGAAGAGGATCATCGTCGGTCCGATCCTCAACCTCCTCTTCCGGCCGTGGGTGAAGGGTCTCGACAACATCCCCTCGTCCGGACCGGCGGTGATCGTCAGCAACCACCTGTCCTTCTCCGATTCGATCTTCCTGCCGATCGTCGTCCCGAGGCCCGTCGTCTTCCTCGCGAAATCCGAGTACTTCACGGGCAAAGGAGTCAAGGGCAGGCTGACCGCCCTCTTCTTCCGGTTGTCGAACCAGTTGCCGATGGACCGCTCGGGCGGCGCGGCGTCGTCGTCCTCGCTCACGGCGGGCATGGACATCCTGAACGAGGGTGGCATCCTCGGCATCTACCCGGAGGGGACCCGCAGCCCCGACGGACGCCTCTACCGCGGCAAGACGGGCGTCGCGAAGCTGGTGCTGGCCACGGGCGTGCCGGTGATCCCCGTGGCGATGATCGGGACGGACAAGGTGCAGCCCATCGGCCGCCGCATCCCCAACATCCGCCGCGTCGGCATCATCATCGGTGAGCCTCTCGACTTCACCCGGTACGAGGGACTGGAGGACGACCGTTTCGTCCAGCGGTCCGTCACCGACGAGATCATGTACGAACTGATGCGCCTGTCCGGGCAGGAGTACGTCGACGCCTATGCGAGCACGGTGAAGGAGCGCCTGGCAGCGGAGAAGGCAGCAGGCCGCAAGACGCCGAAGCCCGGAGCCGACAGTCGCCGGGCCGCCGTGCGGATCTCGAGCGACCCCGCCGGTCCGGCGCCGGGTACGGTCACGGAGATCGGCCGGGCCGCTCCGGCGGACAGGGCGACGCCGGCGGACGACGGGGAAGCCGGAACCGAAGCGGTGTGA